The Bacillus carboniphilus genome contains a region encoding:
- a CDS encoding endolytic transglycosylase MltG, with the protein MNKKTLQSFAAGMILSTAVLTITFYLGDYNKSQAVTKTTVDQYLDKNDLVSLEKEQFDRLTEREEVAKAAEEAKAEEEAEKKAAEEAKAEEEAEKKAAEEAKAEEEAEKKAAEEAKATEVTITIKEGMVPSEVANQLESAGIISSAEKFISYMENNELENYLQLGSHKFTKGMDYDEIAKVLTD; encoded by the coding sequence ATGAACAAGAAGACTTTACAATCTTTCGCTGCAGGAATGATCCTCTCAACAGCAGTTTTAACAATCACTTTTTATTTGGGAGATTATAATAAATCACAAGCGGTTACAAAAACGACCGTTGATCAATATTTAGATAAAAACGACTTAGTCTCTCTTGAAAAAGAACAGTTTGACCGTCTTACGGAACGTGAAGAGGTAGCAAAAGCTGCTGAAGAAGCTAAAGCGGAAGAAGAGGCTGAGAAAAAAGCTGCTGAAGAAGCTAAAGCAGAAGAAGAGGCTGAGAAAAAGGCTGCTGAAGAAGCTAAAGCAGAAGAAGAGGCTGAGAAAAAGGCTGCTGAAGAAGCTAAAGCAACAGAGGTTACAATCACCATTAAAGAAGGGATGGTCCCAAGTGAAGTAGCCAACCAATTAGAATCAGCAGGTATTATCTCCTCAGCAGAAAAATTCATTAGCTACATGGAAAATAATGAACTTGAAAATTACCTCCAATTAGGATCCCATAAATTCACAAAAGGTATGGACTATGATGAAATAGCAAAGGTATTAACCGATTAA
- the phoU gene encoding phosphate signaling complex protein PhoU yields MNMRERFDYDLETLRNKLIQLGSLAEVAVSKAIHSLEEQNIELALQVIDEDIQVDMINEEINDFSILLIAKQQPVATDLRRIIVATRIASDIERMADFAVNIAKSTIRVGQDEKIVSLNNIKKMHEIASKMLSLSIKAFNEEDVVLAKNVADMDDEVDDLYGVTIRELLELTPQNKEWMNQLSQLFFVAKYIERIADHATNISESILYLVKGRHYDLNN; encoded by the coding sequence TTGAATATGAGAGAAAGATTTGATTATGATTTAGAAACTTTGCGAAATAAATTGATACAGTTAGGGAGTTTGGCCGAAGTGGCAGTTAGTAAAGCCATTCATTCTCTTGAAGAGCAAAACATTGAGTTAGCCCTGCAGGTCATTGATGAAGATATTCAAGTAGATATGATTAACGAGGAAATTAACGATTTTTCCATTTTGTTAATTGCAAAACAACAACCTGTAGCTACTGATTTAAGACGAATTATTGTTGCTACTAGAATTGCCTCTGATATTGAACGAATGGCTGATTTTGCTGTTAATATAGCAAAATCAACGATACGAGTTGGCCAAGATGAGAAAATTGTTTCCTTAAACAATATAAAAAAGATGCATGAGATTGCATCAAAAATGCTGTCATTATCAATAAAAGCGTTTAACGAGGAAGATGTTGTATTAGCTAAAAACGTAGCTGACATGGATGATGAAGTCGATGATTTATATGGGGTGACTATTCGAGAATTGTTAGAGCTCACACCCCAAAATAAAGAGTGGATGAATCAGCTGTCTCAACTATTTTTTGTGGCTAAATATATTGAACGTATTGCAGATCATGCGACTAATATATCAGAGAGTATATTATACTTAGTCAAAGGTCGTCATTACGATTTGAATAATTAA
- the pstA gene encoding phosphate ABC transporter permease PstA has protein sequence MKLIDQQTVSKRIKGRLVVNQLFRSLYILATSIALVVLAVLLYRIFTQGFSFLSLEFFTNFASRKPLESGIKAALVGSLWLMAVVIPVSLILGVGTAIYLEEYAKKNKLTNFIQTNIANLAGVPSVVFGLLGLTVFVRVANFDRSILAGGLTLSLLILPVIIVAGQEAIRSVPKDLREASYGMGATKWQTVYRIVLPAAIPGILTGSILAFSRAIGETAPLIVVGAYGFVNFLPENVLSSFTALPIQIYNWASRPQAEFQNVAAAGIIVLFIFLIVMNSVAVLIRNKYSNRY, from the coding sequence ATGAAACTCATTGATCAACAAACTGTTTCAAAAAGAATAAAAGGCAGATTAGTCGTAAACCAGCTCTTTCGGTCATTATATATCTTAGCCACTTCTATTGCTCTAGTTGTCCTTGCCGTTCTTCTTTATCGAATATTCACTCAAGGATTTAGCTTTTTATCGCTTGAATTTTTCACGAATTTTGCTTCTAGAAAACCTTTAGAATCAGGAATAAAAGCTGCTTTAGTTGGATCGTTATGGCTTATGGCGGTTGTGATTCCAGTTTCATTAATTCTTGGAGTAGGTACGGCCATTTATTTGGAGGAATATGCGAAGAAAAATAAGCTTACAAACTTTATTCAAACGAATATAGCTAACTTAGCAGGTGTGCCATCTGTTGTGTTTGGGCTCTTAGGACTTACTGTTTTTGTTCGAGTAGCAAATTTTGATCGCAGTATCCTTGCTGGTGGTTTAACATTAAGTTTGTTAATCTTACCAGTCATTATCGTTGCGGGTCAAGAAGCGATTCGCTCTGTTCCGAAGGACCTCCGAGAAGCTTCATACGGTATGGGTGCCACAAAATGGCAAACGGTTTACCGCATTGTATTACCTGCTGCGATTCCTGGAATTTTAACAGGAAGTATATTAGCATTTTCTCGTGCCATCGGTGAGACGGCTCCATTAATAGTGGTAGGTGCATATGGATTTGTTAACTTCTTGCCTGAAAATGTGTTGAGTTCATTTACAGCTTTACCAATTCAAATTTATAACTGGGCTTCTAGGCCTCAAGCGGAGTTTCAAAATGTTGCGGCAGCAGGAATCATCGTTTTATTCATATTCTTAATTGTGATGAATTCAGTAGCTGTATTGATACGGAATAAATATTCTAATCGATATTAG
- a CDS encoding PstS family phosphate ABC transporter substrate-binding protein yields MKSLKFLAMSILVGSMLVFATACSGDEGSTGSEETDNNEQTEDGQLQGEVNIDGSSTVFPIMEAVSEEFAVEYSDVKAPVGVSGSGGGFEKFTVGETDLSNASRPIKDEEKATAEENEIEFTEFKLAFDGLSVVVNKENDWIEQVTVDELKKLWIEDGNAKKWSDINSDWPEEEIKYFSPGTDSGTYDYFDEVILDEEPIVKDATLAEDDNVIVQGVQSDKNAIGYFGYAYYLENKDTLKVVPVVNPDTGEAVEPNNDTIENGEYAPLSRPLFTYVNNASIKDKKQVYEYVKFTLNNAGDLAEEVGYVRLPEEEYTTQLETLEGLK; encoded by the coding sequence ATGAAAAGCTTAAAGTTTCTAGCAATGTCAATTTTGGTAGGTTCTATGCTAGTATTTGCGACAGCTTGTTCTGGTGACGAAGGATCGACTGGATCAGAAGAAACAGATAACAACGAACAAACAGAAGATGGTCAATTACAAGGAGAAGTTAATATTGATGGATCTTCAACTGTATTTCCAATTATGGAGGCTGTTTCAGAAGAGTTTGCTGTAGAATATAGTGATGTAAAAGCGCCAGTCGGTGTTTCTGGTTCCGGTGGTGGATTTGAAAAATTTACAGTAGGAGAAACGGATCTTTCCAACGCTTCTCGTCCAATTAAAGACGAAGAAAAAGCAACAGCAGAAGAAAATGAAATAGAGTTTACAGAATTTAAATTAGCTTTTGATGGTTTATCTGTCGTAGTAAACAAAGAGAATGATTGGATCGAACAAGTAACAGTAGATGAGTTGAAAAAACTATGGATTGAAGATGGAAATGCAAAAAAATGGTCTGATATAAACTCTGATTGGCCTGAAGAAGAAATTAAATATTTTTCACCTGGTACAGATTCTGGAACATATGATTATTTTGATGAAGTAATCCTGGATGAAGAGCCGATTGTGAAAGATGCTACTCTAGCTGAAGATGATAACGTGATCGTTCAAGGTGTTCAAAGTGATAAAAATGCAATCGGATACTTTGGGTATGCGTATTACTTAGAAAATAAAGATACACTAAAGGTCGTACCTGTTGTAAATCCTGACACAGGTGAAGCTGTAGAACCTAATAATGATACAATTGAAAACGGAGAATATGCTCCACTATCTCGTCCGCTATTCACATATGTGAATAACGCTTCTATTAAAGATAAAAAGCAAGTTTATGAATATGTGAAGTTCACTTTAAACAATGCAGGTGATTTAGCTGAAGAAGTTGGTTATGTTCGTTTGCCTGAAGAAGAGTACACAACTCAGCTTGAAACACTTGAAGGATTAAAATAA